From a single Chitinophaga sp. Cy-1792 genomic region:
- a CDS encoding FAD-binding oxidoreductase → MKQVDYIIIGQGIAGTMLSWFLRQRGYKVLVIDDAKFNSASRVAAGIINPVSGRRFEPAWLYDEIFPFAKSTYAELSALLNINILTERQLWNVFPSLQLKEAFDAKVSKGLTDKYTAVPESLQYEAYLQQPFGAAIIFGATVNLRAFLPAYRALLAAEGALLEETFDLNKLVINPSGVQYGEISAQKIIFCDGMATARNPYFEKIKFLPNKGEVLQIKVPGLETSDIIKKSITLVPQEDGTFWAGSSFVWDYVDEQPTWVQRDHLEEKLRQLLKVPYDVVGHLAAVRPSGNDRRPMIGFHPEFPVIGIFNGLGTKGCSLAPFMAAHFTDVLAGEVKLMPEVDVNRYFNMGRG, encoded by the coding sequence ATGAAGCAGGTAGATTATATAATTATCGGGCAAGGCATTGCAGGCACTATGTTGAGTTGGTTCCTGCGGCAGCGTGGCTATAAAGTACTGGTGATAGATGATGCAAAATTCAACAGTGCGTCGAGGGTAGCAGCGGGCATCATTAATCCGGTGTCGGGGAGAAGATTTGAACCGGCCTGGTTATATGACGAGATATTTCCGTTTGCCAAATCGACATATGCCGAATTGTCTGCATTACTGAATATAAATATATTAACCGAAAGGCAATTGTGGAACGTATTTCCGTCACTTCAGCTGAAAGAAGCCTTCGATGCCAAGGTGAGCAAGGGTTTAACGGATAAATACACCGCTGTTCCCGAATCGCTACAATATGAGGCGTATTTGCAACAACCTTTTGGGGCCGCTATCATTTTTGGCGCTACTGTCAATCTGAGAGCTTTTCTGCCGGCATACAGGGCACTTTTAGCCGCTGAGGGCGCCTTACTGGAAGAAACCTTTGATCTTAATAAACTGGTAATCAATCCATCTGGTGTACAGTACGGGGAAATATCTGCCCAAAAGATTATTTTTTGTGATGGGATGGCTACCGCACGAAATCCTTATTTTGAGAAGATTAAGTTTCTGCCTAATAAAGGAGAAGTGCTACAAATAAAAGTACCCGGACTTGAAACCTCAGACATTATTAAAAAAAGCATTACGTTAGTTCCTCAGGAAGATGGAACTTTCTGGGCTGGGTCTTCGTTTGTCTGGGACTATGTAGATGAGCAGCCGACCTGGGTACAGCGGGACCATTTAGAAGAAAAGCTGCGTCAGTTATTAAAGGTGCCATATGATGTAGTGGGACACCTGGCAGCGGTTCGCCCTTCGGGCAACGACAGGCGTCCGATGATAGGATTTCATCCCGAATTTCCGGTAATCGGCATCTTTAACGGGCTGGGAACCAAAGGTTGCTCATTGGCGCCCTTTATGGCGGCTCATTTTACGGATGTGCTTGCCGGAGAGGTCAAATTGATGCCGGAAGTGGATGTAAACAGATATTTTAACATGGGCCGGGGCTAA